One segment of Vibrio gazogenes DNA contains the following:
- a CDS encoding protein-glutamate methylesterase/protein-glutamine glutaminase has translation MAIRVLVVDDSSFFRRRVSEIINSESRLEVIGVAINGREAVEKAKSLNPDVITMDVEMPVLDGISAVREIMADNPTPILMFSSLTHDGAKATLDALDAGAMDFLPKKFEDIARNRDEAVALLQQRVLEIARKKAYLRRVSPLASRSNTTTSTRTQTTARTTRPLSGSVNAIPTRFKASGKRYQLTAIGTSTGGPVALQKILVKLPANYPHPILLIQHMPATFTAAFASRLDSLCQISVKEAADGDVLQPGVAYLAPGGKQMMIEGRVGAAKIRILDGGERMNYKPCVDVTFGSASKVYADKVLSIVLTGMGADGREGARMLKQAGATIWAQDEESCVVYGMPQAVAKAGISSESLPLERIAERILVEVGLA, from the coding sequence ATGGCGATAAGAGTTTTAGTGGTTGATGACTCAAGTTTTTTCAGACGTCGTGTTAGTGAAATCATTAACTCGGAATCGCGTTTAGAGGTCATTGGCGTCGCAATCAATGGTCGAGAAGCTGTTGAAAAGGCAAAAAGCTTGAATCCAGACGTCATTACGATGGATGTAGAGATGCCCGTGTTAGACGGTATCTCTGCTGTGAGAGAAATAATGGCAGATAATCCGACGCCAATCTTGATGTTCTCTTCCCTTACTCATGATGGTGCGAAAGCGACACTGGATGCACTCGATGCTGGTGCGATGGACTTTCTGCCCAAGAAATTTGAAGACATTGCTCGTAACCGTGATGAAGCAGTGGCGTTATTACAACAGCGTGTTTTAGAGATTGCACGGAAGAAAGCGTATCTTCGTCGTGTCTCTCCGCTTGCTTCTCGTTCGAACACAACAACTTCCACTCGGACTCAGACGACAGCACGAACAACTCGTCCTTTAAGCGGTAGTGTCAACGCGATACCGACTCGCTTTAAAGCGAGTGGTAAACGATATCAATTGACGGCTATCGGAACATCAACCGGAGGACCGGTTGCGCTGCAAAAAATATTGGTGAAGTTACCCGCGAATTACCCTCATCCTATTTTGTTGATCCAACATATGCCAGCGACTTTTACTGCTGCTTTTGCCAGTCGTCTTGATTCTCTATGTCAGATATCGGTGAAAGAAGCCGCAGATGGTGATGTTTTACAGCCGGGGGTTGCTTACTTGGCTCCCGGTGGTAAACAGATGATGATCGAAGGTCGGGTCGGCGCGGCCAAAATTCGTATTCTTGATGGCGGTGAGCGGATGAACTATAAACCTTGTGTCGATGTGACATTTGGTTCCGCATCAAAGGTCTACGCAGATAAAGTCCTTTCCATCGTATTGACCGGTATGGGGGCTGATGGGCGGGAAGGCGCCCGGATGTTGAAGCAAGCTGGAGCAACGATTTGGGCACAAGACGAAGAGAGTTGTGTTGTTTATGGTATGCCTCAGGCTGTCGCTAAAGCGGGAATATCGTCTGAAAGTTTGCCTTTGGAACGTATCGCTGAGCGTATTTTAGTAGAAGTGGGTCTTGCATAA
- a CDS encoding MlaA family lipoprotein: MNDRIKRLCLGFILLVLIGCSTTDHVDPQDPNASVNDPLESVNRSFWTLNYDYLDPYVIRPVSLAYVDHVPNPIRRAIANFFSNLDEPSSMVNNLLMGNGRQALDHFNRFWLNTTFGLFGLIDLASEAGITKADQKGFGDALGHYGVGNGPYLMVPAAGPYTPRAATDLVDETYAPLSYLNIWGSVSKFIFEGMESRAALVNQESMLKDSPDPYALTREIYLQHQDFKAEIEKKETYDPDQEALFDQYMSE; this comes from the coding sequence ATGAATGACCGTATCAAGCGGCTTTGTCTAGGCTTTATTCTATTGGTTTTGATTGGTTGCAGTACAACGGATCATGTTGACCCACAGGATCCTAATGCATCGGTAAATGATCCGCTTGAAAGCGTCAATCGCAGTTTCTGGACCCTGAATTACGATTATCTTGATCCTTACGTGATCAGACCTGTTTCTCTCGCTTATGTCGATCATGTCCCCAATCCGATTCGCCGGGCGATTGCGAATTTTTTCTCTAACCTTGATGAACCGTCAAGTATGGTGAATAACTTACTTATGGGGAATGGTCGTCAAGCGTTAGATCATTTTAACCGCTTCTGGCTGAATACAACTTTCGGGTTGTTCGGCTTAATTGATTTGGCATCTGAAGCAGGGATAACCAAAGCCGATCAGAAAGGTTTCGGGGATGCGCTCGGGCACTACGGGGTCGGGAATGGCCCATATCTGATGGTACCCGCGGCCGGACCTTATACGCCCCGTGCTGCGACTGATTTAGTGGATGAAACCTACGCCCCGCTCTCTTACTTGAATATTTGGGGAAGTGTTTCAAAATTTATTTTTGAAGGGATGGAAAGCAGGGCTGCATTGGTGAATCAGGAGTCAATGTTGAAGGACTCTCCTGATCCTTATGCATTGACCCGAGAAATCTACTTACAGCATCAGGATTTCAAAGCTGAAATTGAGAAAAAAGAGACCTATGATCCGGACCAAGAAGCGCTATTTGACCAATATATGAGTGAGTAA
- a CDS encoding chemotaxis protein CheW — protein MSHTNEVEVKKDKSNDEVLQWVTFQLEEETYGINVMQVREVLRYTEIAPVPGAPDYVLGIINLRGNVVTVIDTRSRFGLIDGEVTDNTRIIVIESERQVIGILVDSVAEVVYLRTSEIDTTPSVGTDESSKFIQGVSNREGKLLILVDLNKLLNDDEWDEVAHL, from the coding sequence ATGTCTCATACAAATGAAGTAGAAGTGAAAAAAGATAAGTCTAATGATGAAGTGCTTCAGTGGGTGACGTTCCAGTTAGAGGAAGAAACTTACGGCATTAATGTGATGCAAGTTCGGGAAGTCCTTCGCTATACTGAAATCGCCCCTGTTCCCGGAGCACCTGATTACGTATTGGGGATTATTAACCTGCGGGGAAATGTGGTAACGGTTATCGATACCCGTTCTCGTTTTGGTTTGATTGATGGTGAAGTGACCGACAATACTCGAATTATTGTGATTGAGTCTGAACGTCAAGTGATTGGTATTTTGGTTGATAGTGTTGCAGAAGTCGTTTATTTGCGAACCTCTGAAATTGACACAACACCAAGTGTCGGAACGGATGAAAGCTCTAAATTCATTCAAGGTGTCAGCAATCGGGAAGGCAAGCTGTTAATTCTGGTTGATCTGAACAAGCTTTTGAATGATGACGAGTGGGATGAAGTGGCTCACTTATAA
- a CDS encoding DUF2802 domain-containing protein, which yields MYRDILLSFPVLLGGAIFVVFLLLLTIYRLRRLILKQSEMRRQESRVLDKSLQKASKQLVELRSVVVGLGQKISEQEQIILHQDERIKELEQQDSDARLYTRASKMVQLGADIDELIEECELPKAEAELMLSLQKKLSGEEKVPPLRARPEGGTVKRKTPPKKKSV from the coding sequence ATGTATCGTGACATTTTGTTAAGCTTTCCCGTATTGCTCGGGGGAGCTATTTTTGTTGTTTTCTTGTTGCTTTTGACAATATACCGTTTAAGGCGTCTCATTTTAAAACAGTCTGAGATGCGTCGTCAGGAGTCAAGAGTATTAGATAAGTCGCTGCAAAAGGCGAGTAAACAGCTTGTTGAGCTGCGTTCTGTCGTCGTGGGACTGGGGCAAAAAATCTCCGAGCAGGAGCAAATTATCTTGCATCAGGATGAACGAATTAAAGAATTGGAACAGCAAGACAGCGATGCCCGGCTTTACACTCGTGCTTCAAAAATGGTGCAGCTTGGTGCTGATATTGATGAATTAATAGAAGAGTGTGAGTTGCCTAAAGCTGAGGCAGAATTGATGCTTTCACTCCAGAAGAAACTCTCCGGAGAGGAAAAAGTGCCACCGTTGAGGGCGCGTCCGGAAGGTGGTACTGTCAAACGAAAGACACCTCCGAAAAAGAAAAGTGTATAA
- a CDS encoding ParA family protein encodes MIVWSIANQKGGVGKTTTTITLAGLLCKKGHRVLLVDTDPHASLTTYLGYDSDHVESSLFDLFQLPSLDDKSVRPLVIETDIEGMDLIPAHMSLATLDRVMGNRSGMGLILKKALLALRHQYDYVLIDCPPILGVMMVNALAASDRILIPVQTEFLAMKGLERMVRTLSIMQKSRSREFKVTIVPTMYDKRTRASLQTLTQLKKDYPDQVWTSAVPIDTKFRDASLKRLPASHFAEGSRGVFAYKQLLIYLERLAINES; translated from the coding sequence ATGATTGTTTGGAGTATTGCCAATCAAAAAGGTGGAGTAGGAAAAACAACGACAACGATTACGTTGGCTGGCCTGTTATGCAAAAAAGGTCATCGAGTGCTTCTGGTGGATACTGACCCACACGCTTCACTGACGACTTATCTCGGTTATGATTCTGATCATGTTGAATCAAGCTTATTCGATTTGTTCCAGTTGCCCTCTTTGGATGACAAATCGGTTCGTCCTCTTGTGATTGAAACTGATATTGAAGGGATGGATCTGATTCCGGCTCATATGTCTCTGGCAACGCTGGATCGTGTGATGGGTAACCGAAGTGGGATGGGATTGATTCTAAAAAAAGCGCTGCTTGCCCTTCGTCACCAATATGATTATGTATTAATTGATTGCCCACCTATTTTGGGAGTGATGATGGTCAATGCCTTAGCGGCCAGCGACCGAATTTTGATTCCTGTTCAAACTGAATTTTTGGCAATGAAAGGCTTGGAACGAATGGTGCGGACGCTCAGTATCATGCAGAAGTCACGAAGCCGAGAGTTCAAAGTGACGATTGTTCCGACGATGTATGACAAAAGGACAAGAGCCTCGCTGCAGACATTAACTCAGTTGAAGAAAGATTATCCGGATCAAGTCTGGACGTCTGCCGTGCCGATTGATACGAAGTTTAGAGATGCGAGCTTGAAACGTCTGCCTGCATCTCACTTTGCTGAAGGGAGTCGGGGTGTATTTGCATACAAACAATTGCTTATCTACTTAGAGAGGTTGGCGATTAATGAATCGTGA
- a CDS encoding chemotaxis protein CheW — protein MNRDVALSSEQALDDYFAALLDEEAGELELVQEKNAQVSQEPEVVPQLQAQRVSVAEASETHQDEALFPNLEDVQRLLNQLESSNPVDEIEDIEALLEKNTQEISVHQDARVEENEIQDWDIDLQSEEVIEVATPSDVEISSDDVLEDEVATADVISESLVVEPEPEVTVQTTQVEDVQESIEQLSDIQPEPQTQAGGTVGEITWHSTERAENFQVLYFEVNEIVFAVPLDELGGIHRLEKVSHLIGRPQWYLGLQTNRDQQLDVVDTARWVMSEKLKNDGYKDSYQYIVMLGDSTWGLACDQLRGTESLNPEKVRWRERAGKRPWLAGMVKEKMCALIHVEALTAMLKAGLDVKALDND, from the coding sequence ATGAATCGTGATGTCGCGTTATCGAGCGAACAGGCTTTAGACGATTACTTTGCTGCCTTATTAGATGAAGAGGCAGGGGAGTTAGAGCTAGTTCAAGAAAAAAACGCACAAGTTTCGCAAGAACCTGAAGTTGTACCACAATTACAGGCACAGCGTGTTAGTGTTGCTGAAGCATCAGAGACTCACCAAGATGAAGCACTGTTTCCGAATCTTGAGGATGTACAGCGACTCTTGAATCAGTTGGAATCATCAAATCCAGTTGATGAAATTGAAGATATTGAAGCATTGTTGGAGAAAAATACTCAGGAGATCTCTGTTCATCAAGATGCACGTGTTGAAGAAAATGAGATTCAGGACTGGGATATTGACCTTCAATCTGAAGAAGTGATCGAAGTCGCAACGCCATCTGATGTGGAAATTTCATCGGATGATGTATTGGAAGACGAGGTTGCAACAGCAGACGTTATAAGTGAATCTCTGGTTGTTGAACCGGAACCCGAGGTGACAGTTCAGACGACTCAAGTAGAAGATGTTCAGGAGAGTATTGAACAGCTATCGGATATTCAGCCAGAACCACAGACTCAGGCTGGTGGTACGGTTGGAGAGATTACTTGGCATAGTACGGAACGGGCTGAAAACTTTCAGGTACTGTATTTTGAAGTCAATGAAATTGTATTTGCTGTGCCGTTGGATGAATTAGGTGGTATCCATCGCCTTGAAAAAGTCAGTCACTTAATTGGCAGACCTCAATGGTATCTCGGTTTACAGACGAATCGTGATCAGCAATTGGATGTGGTCGATACTGCCCGTTGGGTGATGTCTGAAAAGTTAAAAAATGATGGTTATAAGGATTCCTATCAATACATCGTGATGCTTGGTGACAGTACTTGGGGGCTCGCATGTGATCAATTGAGAGGAACCGAATCATTGAATCCTGAAAAGGTTCGTTGGCGTGAACGGGCTGGAAAACGCCCTTGGCTTGCCGGAATGGTAAAAGAGAAAATGTGTGCTTTGATTCATGTTGAAGCGTTAACCGCCATGTTAAAGGCTGGATTAGATGTTAAAGCACTCGATAATGATTAG